In Eleutherodactylus coqui strain aEleCoq1 chromosome 4, aEleCoq1.hap1, whole genome shotgun sequence, the following are encoded in one genomic region:
- the LOC136624480 gene encoding gastrula zinc finger protein XlCGF66.1-like, with protein sequence MERNRDKMAESIFTLTLEILFQLTGEDYTVVKKTSSDGCQAPVSDGSGSTLSPITGPPPHPLILEEINEQKILELTNKMIELLTGEVPIRCQDVTVYFSMEEWEYLEGHKDLYKDVMMEDHQPPLSPGNRQD encoded by the exons atggagaggaaccgggacaagatggcggagagtatattcaccctcaccctagagatactcttccagcttacaggagag gattacacggtagtgaagaagacttccagtgatggctgtcaggccccggtgtctgatgggtCGGGAAGtaccctgagcccaatcacagggcctcctcctcaccccctgatactggaggagatcaatgagcagaagatcctagaactcaccaacaagatgattgagctgctgactggagag gttcctataaggtgtcaggacgtcactgtctatttctccatggaggagtgggagtatttagaaggacacaaggatctgtacaaggacgtcatgatggaggaccaccagccccccctatcaccaggtaatagacaggactaa